A segment of the Lolium perenne isolate Kyuss_39 chromosome 3, Kyuss_2.0, whole genome shotgun sequence genome:
TATAAGAAACACCATATTACACATTCTACAAGTGGAAAGGACCATGCTGGAAAATAAGGTAACTTAATGCCAAGTTTTACCTCATGGAAGCAGCAGACATGCAAAGACAGCTCACACTTCAGAAAATGGCACACTGAATAGCATATGTGCAAAACAAATAAGAGAGAAGCAGAAGTGAACATGGCAATGAGCAAGAAAATAAGAGAATAAAACTCTAGATAGAATGATCGGCAAAGCTCGGTAGCTTTCAAATACACCAATGGAAGGTAGTGTGCACTATCAAATTGCAAACTTGGCTAATGTTAGCATAGTCAACTTGAAAGAAAGGACTGGCTGGATTTGTCTTAGGCAGAGATGTGTATAGCACTTACAACCTAAAATGAAAAGCAATAAGCAGCAGGCCAGTGGCAAAAACATAAATTAAAATAAATACACATGCCCACCAGGCAGTAACCCACAATGGTAATAGCTAGTTACGTGGTATATGTGAACAGATATGTAACTGATATAGAGGTTAAGTAAGTAGAGAAGCAGTCCTCCACTAATTTTGTTGTGACAAAACAAAAATCACCTTTAATTATTATTTAAGATTATTTTGGTTCACGGTATATGAGACAAGAAACGGAATTCTATGAGCATGCAGAATTAATTTAGAACAAAAAATTATAACATATACAGATCAACCAGCATATATAAGAAACAACAATTGAACTATTTTTAGAGACAAAGTTATTAGTAGCAGATGTAAATAAATAATAGTGGGTAAATTTGAAACACCTTGCTGCAGCCAAAATAAAATAGCAATGGCCTTGAGCTAATAGAACAAAGAACATAATGCAAAGAATATAGGTTATTGATAAAACTCTATTTATAGAGTTTGGTTCTTAGCGAACTGATACAGACAATGGCATATGATCAGTTGACACATATGGCCGCCTCAAAACCATTGGGTTTGTTTGGAGCATTAATTGAATTGAATTTCATATGTGAAATGTAATGCTAGATAGACACAAACACATATGCATTGTTATAAACTGGGAAAACTGCTCAAAcaatttgtaaataaacaaaccTTTTGGTACATGTGCAGGGGAGGAGTAATATTCTCGGTACATATTTCTACATGCCTGCAACTTTGGTTTTGATAGCAGACCACCACCACAGCACAATACTTCCTGACATGGACAAAATCAAGCAGGTATCAAACCAAGCCAACAGAAATCAACGCAGGGGTCACAGATATGAATCAAAGGAAAATGGAAGTGTGATAGGGGATGTATTTCCATTATACCTTCCAATCAGAGCAACAAAGTAAGGTGACATTCAGATAAATGGACATATTTAAATCTTTGCTTTTACCTTCGCCCAAATCTTGCAAAGTAGAAAATCCTTATTACaggttatatatatatgaacACATGCAGTTGCTATTATGAAACAGATTCAGTAACCAAAAAATAAAAATGTAAAGCCTAAGTCTGTAAAATTCATCTTGGGTGGTTGATAATCTACTGAAGATTAAATTTGAATGGCACAATTATGCATCTGATATAACATTCTTTTGGGGTGATGGGTAAACTACGACATGATTTACAAAAGGAGCTTATAATGGTTTATTATGCAAAGCAAGAGGTTATGAAACCTCCGGCTTCTTCTTCAGAAATTTTCTTTTgtagcttcttcctcctcttatATTTCCTACATGTGTATGCACTCCTCGTGCCTGGAGCAACCAACAaggaaaaaaaatcagaaaagggATGGCAAGAACATACGAGAAGAAGAAAAGATTACCCTGTTCTTCACCAAGATTTTAGGAAGTCCCCCAACTCCTTCCCTGTACATGCAGGACTCATGTTTGCATCAAACACAGAAttgtaaataaaactaaaatagcaTCACAATTTTTGGGGTAAACCAGAGTAACAAATACCCACAAACAAACCCAAGCTAGTCGGTCAATCACACTGTCAAAAACTGAAAAAAATAGCAATGATCTATGCAACCAAGTAACTGAAATTAAGAACAGTATAATTTATAGATGACTACGAAAGGGGATTGAACGGGAAGACATAGAAAAATGTGAGGAGAGGGGGAGAGGAAGAGCGCTGGGCCTGTGAGGACGGGGCTGCCGACGAGGAGCCTGCAGCGGTGGGGAGGGACGAACAGCGGCGAGAGAACCCCTCGATGTCGCCTGGTGACTTTAGGTCGATCCAACAGGCGTCGCTCCATCCATCGCGGCGCTGCCCTCTGTTGCTCGCATCGCTTGGCTCGGTCGCAGGCGACGCCGACCCTCCTCCTCCTTTCCCACCGATGGCGTCCAGCCGAAGCCGGCGCCGCCGGTCGAAAGGCACAAAATCAAGCAGCCGGTGCCCCCTGTACTTGCCGCGCGGCTCGCCGTCGTGCAGGCTCCTATGCTGGGCGCCATCGTCTCCTACGCCGGCGGTGGCGAGCTGAGAAAGAAGAGGGAGAGTTTGTGAGAGAGACACAGAGGGGAGAGGGCGCGGGGCTCGAGTGGGGCGGTGCTATCTGATGGATTCGTCCTGATTTTCCTCCTTTGTCTGTAACAGCAGACGAAACTAACCAGAGTCACAGAATGACACAATGACATGTGGAACCAGAGGAGCAGAGGACCTACATGCAGTCTCAAAGAGAATGCAGCAACTACGTTTGCACAACGAACCGAGCAAAGGACGGTGGCAGGCTGCCAGGCTAGCAGCGCGCAGTGCGGCCGAAGCGAAGCACAAGGACTGAAAACGAGACATACTATGAATATGACAGCTGGGCCATGGCCTGGATCGGGCCCATATTCAGTGTACAGAGGTTTAGAGTACATGTGGTCTTGCCCAACTTCAATCAACCACGGTGCGGCAGTTGAAGCAATCAACGAGGTAATTCTCCCATGAACCAAATCGAGCAAAGTAGCTATCGTGGCTCACTCTGAGATAGGGCAAGTATAGACGCACTTGCTTGTTCTCAATGAGTCTAAGAAACTGATCCGACGGGGACTATGCCCCCACGAGCGCCTTGCTATCGATGGAAACGTCACCTCCCATTAAAAATATTTCTCCTtttaatgagacaccaaagtgtcaaatctaGAAATTGAACTCTGCTTGAATAGAGGTGCCACTTCTCTCTTAGTCATCTCTTAACCATCCAACCAGATGTTGGTTCTCTTCGTCTGTTCATAGTTGGGTGCAGTTAGTTGTTGGTCTAGGACGAGAGGCCTCATGATTACAGAGGTTGGTAAGGATTATATAGTAACACATTTCGTTCGAGGAATATCTAATTTATTATACTACCTCCATTTATAGAAGGATGTTCAAACTTTGTTAAAATATGCATGTATCTAGACGTATTTTAGTCTGTAGATATATGTCAATTTAGTAAAAATTAAGTtcgtggatggagggagtacatccATTCTGCAACTTACTTTCATTTTTAAATAGTAGGCCCATAAAGTCCGATTTGACTTAACAAAGCCCTTAACCGGCCGTGATTACTGCACAACCCAAACACGTACACGGACGTGTTACCAGTTTACAATACAAGCACATATCATAGTAAACCGACACCCAAAATAACAAGAGCACGACtaccacaaacaaaaataaaactctAAGCTTTTAGTTTTTCGTCTCGAAAAAAATAAAGAGCAGAGGGTGTCGCAGGCGGACCATCACTGAAATCCCCACGAACCGACTACACACGTGCAGACGCCAGCCACATGTGACCATGAAAGGAGAAGCAATAGAACAACAAGATCTCATAAGCAAAGCCTCTAGGAAGGGGAGCGACACCAAGGTGACGTCGTTGCTCAACCCATTAAGAGCCAAGATTTTTACGTAGATGTATCCGACCATGACGGGGGTAGAGCCGAGGCTCAACGAAGACACCCCCAAGGAGGATAATGGCGCCCAACAACGTCACCGTCATTTGCTCCGGACAGACCAACCATGGCTTTCGCCCGAGTCGTCGACTACAACCCCTACACCAAGCACTCCACGAGTGGGGACAACATCAACATTCGGGGGCACCCACCATGATACAACCACGTCACCGGAGAATCACTAAGAGATTAGCAAGATGGGACCTTTTCCTCGCTGGAACGGTGACAACCAAGCGGGGTGCTAGTAGAGGTTGGAACATAGACGTCGTTCGGGCGGCGCTGGTGGGAGCAGTCATGGGAGCAAAAAAAGGGGGAGGGACCGAGGAAGCCCCTGCTCCGGTCCCGGCGGCAGCGAGTCACTCTAGATTGCGGCGACACAAACCCTTCTACCCAATTCCTCCCAAACCAATGCACATCAAAGACAACTGGGCCGCCAAACCTCACTagaacctaccaaatcatcaccgccggtccaaaccggttgGACCAATCTCCCATTGGCCCCTAGAGTAGACATCTTCGCGAGCGTAGGTGCCTTGGTGGCCTTTCCGGCGGCGGCCGAGCCACATAGGCCAGATCCGAGTACGAGGGCAGTGACTAGAGCCTGTAACCAGCCTCTGAatccaccttcgatgtcccatgagCCGCCGTCGGCGTCCACGGCCAGGCCAGCCAGCAACCGCCCTCTGGGCACACACACACCACGTGAAAcacacaaacacacacacaccacAAGCGAGGAGAAACCATGCCGCCGCAACCACCGGGTCGATGCAAACACAACCGCCTCCCCCAGCGTCGCCTCCACTTGCAAAAAGACCGCCATGGAACAGCTCGCCGGACGCCACCACGCCAGGCCTTGCCCGACTTCCATAGATCTGCACTACCGCCATGGAGGATGTCGCCCCGCACAGTCTTCATCCCGCCAGGTAATTGAAGGACCGCCGCCACCGGCACCGTGCGGGCTTTGCCTGGCGGTGCACGCCGGCGGCAGGTGGGGGTGGGGGAGGAGAGAGGATCGGTGGGGGCCGAGATCTAGGGTTCCACCCCCGGTCGCACGGGGCGACCAAGGAGCGGGTCTGAGCCGCTGGACTCTTTGCACTCTCTCCAACACTAAAGTTACCATCTTCCGCAACTTATTTGCCATCACAGATCGAAAATTCAGTTGATAGTTTGCGTTGCGTTTTAGAAGTTAACACAACTTGCTTGTTCTTCTTGTGCATCATTATTGCCTGAGGCACGAACTAATCACTTGACAATGGTGCCGTCTTGCTTGCGCACCTCAACCCTGAGCACGTGGTCCTCGCCGCTGCCCTCCGGGAGCGCATGGAAGAAGCAGGTGTCGCCGAGGCCAAGACCGTTGTCGACGCAGAACTGGTGCCACCCGTACCTGAGCGCCGTGCGTCTCCTCCCGCTTCTGACGAGCTTGGTATGCTTGAGGTTCACGGTCCACGACTTGCCGCGCATCTGCAGCACCACCCTCCTCCTCTCCGTGTATCCATGGGCCTTATGGAAATCTGCAGGCACGTGCTGCACGCGAGATGTTCATGGAATTATCTACTCCACCCATAGCCAGCAACAAACTTGCAAAATACAATTGATGCTGAGGCATACACACGATCGACACGCTTCTCTTAGGGTCTGTTCGGTTTTTGGATggagtggaatggaatggaatggttccgttCCGTTCCATTCCATCCCATCCCATTCCATTTCATGTAGGTGTTCGGTTGATTGAGAAgatgtggaatggaatggaatctaATTAGTCTAAACACCCAATTAATTAGACCCTAATTTAATCTAATTAGTCTAACACATCCAATTAATTAGACCACAGGAGAGGACCTCTGCGCCCGGCGACCTTCAGCTCGCCCGCGCCCGGCGACCTCTGCGCCCGGCGACCTTCAGCTCGCCCGCGCCCGGCGACCTTCAGCTCGGCCGCGCTCGGAGCAGAGGGAGGAGCTCGAGGGAGGGGAGGTCGGGTGCCGTGAGGAACTCCCGTCGATTGGGGAGAAGTGGGGCGGCAGAGCGACCTCGAGGGGCTGAGGAGGCGGCCCGCCGGCGCGCGCGAGAGGAGGGCGGTGGGCATGGCggagggcggcgggcggcgggtaTGGCGAAGGGCGGAGGGCGGAGGGCGGCGGTGACGAGGCCGCGTCGCACCATCGCCGGGGAAGGAGGGGATAGAGGGGCGACGACGGCATGGTGGGTGGAGGCATGAGAGACGGAAGCGGAGGGCGGAGGGCGGCGGGCGGCGAGCATGGCGGAGGGCGGAGGGCGGCGGCAGGGCCTGTGCGGCGGTGTGGAGGCCGCGCCACAACTTCGCTCCCAGAGTTGGGCGGGGCGCGAGAGAGGGATTAGCGAGCCGTTCCACCTCGTCCGGCCGATTTGCCCGGACGGGTGCGTTCCGCATCTGGGCCGAATATTCCCATCCGGGGAACGAGCTCGTTCCATCCTACCTACCAACCGAACGCGAGAACGGCTCCCAGGAATGGAACCGTTCCATTCTATTCCATCTAATTCCACAACCGAACAGACCCTTACACTCACCAGGTACTGATGCTGCTTCAAGCCGAAGTGGCACTCCTTCAGCATCACGATGAACTGCGATGATGCCGGGTCAACGGTTCCCACGTCCGCCGTGTCGCCGCCACCGTTACTGCTTTCACTGCCCATCGGGGCCGGCGCTGGCGCCggggccggcgccggcggcgaAGAGTTCCCTTCTGTTTTAGTTCGACCACATACGCACGACTGTAAATTGCAAGAGAAGACAAACCAAAGGGAACGTCTCGGGAGATCGAAGTGTACCGgcgccgtcctcctcctcgtcctggtCGGGTGAGGGTTTCCCCTCCAAGACCCTGATGGTGATCAGGGCCACGCCGTCGTAGCGGAAGAAGAGGAGCTGGCCCAGCTCCAGGCCGTTGGTGCGGGCGAACTCCCACCAGCCGCCAGCGAGGTACACGTCGCCGTACTCGTCGGCCACGACCTCCACGTCCCACGCGCGCTGCTCTCCACCACCAGCCACTCGCAGCTTCACCTCCCGGAGCTCACGGCCCATGAGCGCGCTCCCGAACTTGTCAGGCAGCACCTGCAGAACGACAAACAGACGAATATGCAGCTGTTGTATTGAAAGGATCTAGCAATGTGCAACAAAACTGATCGAGGTGAACTTTGGCCGTCATGTGAGACAGACTACCAGTTTCTCCCAGGAGTGTCCGTAGGACATGTACTTGCAGAACTCCAGATCGGCTTGGCCCGGCGCCTCCGGCGGCACTGATTTCCCGGTTTCTCTGCTTGGAAGTTAGTACAAGGAAATGCTGAAGTTAACATCCCGCCTCGCTGCCTCCCTCTGGCCACCGCTCTAGGCTTACCTCTGAGAGCGCAGAGTCACCATGGTGGTGGACGAGGCCACCGGTTGGTCTCGCTGATCGATGatgtggggaggaggaggagaggatggGGCGAAATTTTAGGGGTGAAATGGGAGGTGGAGGAGGTAAAGGAGAGTCTCTTTGCCTAGGCAACTGTTGTGTAGAGTGGCTTTGGAGCTCACATGCCTCCATGATCAACTGTATGCAGGACAAGACAATGCCTCGTGCTTTCTCATCCTCACTGCGCGCCTGGACACCTACAACTTCGTATATGGACTACGGTGTATCGTCAGAAAAATATATTTTAGGGTATACCTGCCTATTCTGTGCGTGTGAAATGAAAGCTACTCCGGTCAGAAATTAATACTGTTTAGTACTGTACATGATAATTGTGAGAACAAATAAAGGAAACGGTGCTCGTCATGATGGATGTAGTTCTGGTTGTGAGCAAGAGAAGTAGCTGAGAGCAGGTGGTGTTTCGGGCTCTGATTTCCTTTTCCTGCATCCTGCACTTACATTGTTGATAGGGTGGCTGTGGCTCTACACCTACTCCTGAATTGCACATCTCAGTCCTTCTTCTGGCCAGTTCTGCAAGGCCTTGAATTACCCCCATCAACCATGATGATGATATTTCAATGTCTGGGCTGTTCTTGGTAGTACTACTAAGTATGTCTCACTATGCATGCATACATGTTTGTTCGATGCACGGTATTTGTATTCTGCGCTCAAGAAAATTATGAAACATGTCTCACGAAATACTTGAGATCTACTGCTCTGTTGAATAACCAAATAATTGATGATGAACAACAGGTTCACAACATGCTTGAGAAACGGCCATTATAAATTGGTTTTTGCTGAAGAAAAGAGACCATCGTAAAGCAGAAATGCTACCGAGCTCTTGAACTGGCTCGGCAGCACGCCCTTTCAAGATGTGGCATTCTTCAAGTATGTACTGCGTAAGAAAATAATAATTAAAGAGTGTCGTCAGGAGATCCTGCAAAACAAATGAATTGCATTCTACGAGTTGAGATTTTACAACAAGCATGGCAAAAGTATCCACCATATGATGGGTAAGGTTCAAGATATACTGATTATTACAGTTCATTACTTCACAGCATGCATTATTGGCTCTTGGTAAACATCATACAACTGGAAGTCAAAGGTTGTTCTGAAGAGACTAAGAGCTCTACGCAGAGTGGGAGGAGATCCATGTGCATATAACCAGTGACTTGCCAACTCAGCTCAGTAGAGAGAAACCAAATACTCGGGTAAATGCAAAACCAGAGAGATTAGAATACATGGACAAAAGTAGGGAAGAAATGCACAAAAAGAAGAAGCAGGTCATCAAAAGTAAAATGAACTAAGAGTAGCAATTATAGGGCGATTTTCTTGCTCACGGAGTGGTTTCTCGCATCTACTCGGCCAAGTTTGGGCAGTTCGGTTGGCCAAGGGAAGTTGCGTGCGCGCATCGCACGGTTCTCAAAGCGGCCCAAAAGTTGGCCCATGAGGCATGTTCAATTCAGTTGTTCGTGGTTGGACAGGCGTTGGCGAGCGCAAAGTGGAAGCCGGCTGCATTCTTGGGGAAGACCAGGAGATGGCGCGACACATTGAGAATGTGCACCATAAATTCGATAGCCTCCCACTACCCCCTCTCACTCGCCCTTTTGCACCCGCCCTCTCTTCTCCTCTTCCATTTCTCTCCTCTCGCCGTCGATGGTTCCACTGTTGTCGGCATATCAAAGACCACCGCTGCGATGATGGAATAGCAGTTATCGGCGCTGATGGTGACACGTTTTCCCCTGGTTCAACCATTGCTTCCAGAGGTTCATCAATGGCGGTAAGTTCTCAATCCAATCTCAGACGGTTGGAAATCCGTAGATATGTATGAGGGAGCGTACTTCTATGCATATTCATTACATGCATGGTAGATTTGAATGTTAGGGTAAACAACCGGTCAATATACTCGGTAATGGTCGATTatgcttgtttttgtttttctatTATGTCTATGTGCCATAAATAGCAGATCTATACGCACATACATATGGTTTATGGTTACATTTTGCCCGACTGGGCCAAATTCGGATTTGAAGGTTAGGTCAATGCAACATCCAAATTTTTTTGCACTATTCACGGTTCCATGTAGTATGATGGCCCATGATTACTTCACATTTTGTGTCCAAGATCTCAATGGATGCATGAATCCATGCCTATTAAGATTGGTCTTGGGCACACGATATCTAAAATGAGGCAACACCGATGATAAATTTGCAAGACTTGTAGGTGAAAGGATGTCCTGGCCGAATTTAGTGGTctgattttttttcgaaatgtTTTAGTGGTCTGATCAAAGACCCTTTTTTGTACATGCCCTTGGTTCAGTAGGATAACCTCTTTTCCTGTATATGTGCCATTTTATATGAGGATATTATGATGATATACATTAGGCAAATGGTCGATGATTGATTGTGTTACTTATGATGATGATTATAATATGTCACACTATGTGTCGTAGGATGGTCAGTTGAATCTTATGCTATGTACAAACACAAATGTTGTGCACTGTGAGGCTCCCGTGAATTGTATTTACAATTTTCAGGTAGATCATCTCTTAGCGGGTGAATAATTAAAAAATGTGGCATCAATTTATGCAAAAGGGTGTCCATAAGACCTTGTCCGTTGTGCGTGCACATTGCTTGCATGTTTGATTTGGTCTTGTAGGCACTCATTTTGCTTTATGTGTATTTACATGTGGCTTTATATCTCTTTAACACAATTTGTTGTGCTTGTTCTAATTGTTTTTTTTTGTAGTGCTCCAATATGATGATGGATTGTTTGTCCACAACCTTGGCGAAGGGTGCTCCAAGGATGCTGGGGAAGGCATCGCCGCCAAGAATCCCCATGACGACATTGGTCTAAGCCATTTTGCTAAGATCATCATGGAACTAGGGGATTATTTTCTACCAATTCCTGACGCCTTCCGTCGGTACCTCGGCACCATCCCAAAGATCATTGTTCTCAAGACCAACACTGACTGCTCCTGGATGGTGGTGTTGAAGGACGCCAACAAAAAGATTGCCATGGATCAAGGGTGGACTAGATTTGCAATTTTGCATGACAAGAGTGGGTACTTCATGGCCTTCAAGGCGCTTAAGGGAGATGTCTACAAGGTCATGATCTTTGACTACAACATTACTGAATTAGTGAAGAAGTGACCACAACATGAGctagtgatacgtccattttgcatcactattttatatcatagtttactgttattcattgatatatttcatatttagagatgatacttatgttatttcatctattttgcatgtttcatgattattggaggatcattcaccggagtcaggattctgctggaaaaagcaccgtcagaatgcaatatttctggagatcaataattgacggaaattacaccgaagatcttattcttccagaagaatgagccagccaaaaggaggagccgaggagggccgccatgggccccccataggccggcgcgggccctggcctggccgcgccgccttgtggggagggggcccacagcctccttcggccgcctctctttcgcgtacttcttctCCCCGAAAACCTATGCTCCGGAGAAtaatcgcgaagagacacagccgcctctgcggggtggaaaacaccagagagaaaagagctctccgtcaggctgaaatccgccggggaaattccctcacggagggggaaatcgacgccatcgtcaccaccatcgagctggacttcattgggatcatcatcaccatcatctccaccaccgtcaccgtcatctccaccgctgcacctcgtcaccgctgtaacatctagggttgaatcttgattgtttggtaggggaaactctcccggtattgattactccttgttattgatgctattgagtgaaactattgaaccaaggtttatgttcagattgttattcatcatcatatcacctctgatcatgttccatatgatgtctcgtgagtagttcgtttagttcttgaggacatgggtgaagtctaaatgttagtagtgaactatgttgattaatattcaatggtttgatatttaagttgtggtgttattcttctagtggtgtcatgtgaacgtcgactacatgatacttcacctttatgggcctaggggaatgcatcttgtattcatttgctaattgtggggttgccggagtgacagcaacctgatcccccgttggtatatcgatgcaggagggatagcaggatctc
Coding sequences within it:
- the LOC127345159 gene encoding B3 domain-containing protein Os03g0212300 encodes the protein MVTLRSQRETGKSVPPEAPGQADLEFCKYMSYGHSWEKLVLPDKFGSALMGRELREVKLRVAGGGEQRAWDVEVVADEYGDVYLAGGWWEFARTNGLELGQLLFFRYDGVALITIRVLEGKPSPDQDEEEDGAEGNSSPPAPAPAPAPAPMGSESSNGGGDTADVGTVDPASSQFIVMLKECHFGLKQHQYLHVPADFHKAHGYTERRRVVLQMRGKSWTVNLKHTKLVRSGRRRTALRYGWHQFCVDNGLGLGDTCFFHALPEGSGEDHVLRVEVRKQDGTIVK